A DNA window from Aminipila luticellarii contains the following coding sequences:
- a CDS encoding DNA methyltransferase: MSLIYKLTEIIDDCRTEYQQLKEEIAEGYIRTFKIEEVYGESSLAEKNILAWGDNLEWMKYLCFENQVYGKVKLIYADPPFFSKADYKMQVKIHSKGAEGTVKVKQTVYTDTWNEGIEAYLRMICIRLLVMRDLLTEDGCIFMHLDWHVVHYVKILMDEIFGMDNFVNEIVWNYKSGGTSSRHFARKHDTLLFYGKSSQYYFQAQKEKSYNRGFKPYRFKGVEEFQDETGWYTLVNMKDVWQMDMVGRTSSERTGYATQKPELLLERILKSCTKAGDLCADFFGGSGTLAATADKMGRNWITCDIGKSAAAGIKKRVLQKKASFIVLRESFNAESMSDVQVQIKKQDEKYSAELKSYHLKEEYINTFGEKERELIHKLIHTDSLSLIDYWSIDFNFDGKIHKPQCVMIREKESLEKYTEGISATGMIQACSTDVFGNVLYKTFKYAME, encoded by the coding sequence ATGAGCTTGATTTATAAGCTTACGGAAATAATAGATGATTGCAGGACAGAATACCAACAGCTTAAAGAGGAAATAGCAGAAGGGTATATTCGTACATTTAAAATAGAAGAGGTCTACGGGGAATCTTCTTTGGCTGAAAAGAATATCTTAGCCTGGGGCGATAATCTTGAATGGATGAAATATCTCTGTTTTGAAAATCAAGTTTATGGAAAAGTAAAACTAATTTATGCGGATCCTCCCTTTTTTTCAAAGGCAGATTATAAAATGCAGGTGAAAATCCACTCAAAAGGAGCGGAGGGAACGGTCAAAGTAAAACAGACAGTATATACGGATACGTGGAATGAAGGAATAGAGGCATATCTGAGAATGATCTGCATAAGACTATTGGTGATGCGTGATCTGCTGACAGAGGATGGATGTATTTTTATGCATCTGGACTGGCATGTGGTGCATTATGTAAAGATTCTGATGGATGAAATCTTCGGCATGGACAATTTCGTCAATGAAATTGTCTGGAATTATAAATCCGGAGGCACCAGCAGCCGGCACTTTGCAAGAAAGCACGATACTCTGCTATTTTATGGAAAAAGCAGTCAGTATTATTTTCAGGCACAAAAGGAAAAGTCGTACAACAGAGGCTTTAAGCCGTATCGCTTTAAAGGTGTGGAGGAATTTCAGGATGAAACAGGCTGGTATACCCTTGTCAATATGAAGGATGTATGGCAGATGGATATGGTAGGAAGGACCTCATCTGAAAGGACAGGATATGCCACCCAAAAGCCGGAGCTTTTACTGGAAAGAATTTTAAAAAGCTGCACGAAGGCGGGCGATTTATGTGCTGATTTTTTTGGCGGCTCAGGAACGTTGGCAGCAACTGCGGATAAAATGGGAAGGAACTGGATTACCTGCGATATAGGAAAGAGCGCAGCAGCTGGTATAAAGAAGAGAGTTCTTCAAAAAAAAGCATCCTTTATCGTACTTCGGGAAAGCTTTAATGCAGAAAGCATGAGTGATGTACAGGTTCAGATAAAAAAACAGGATGAAAAATATAGTGCGGAACTCAAAAGTTATCATTTAAAGGAAGAATATATCAACACATTTGGAGAAAAAGAACGGGAACTCATTCATAAGCTGATTCATACAGACTCCTTAAGCCTGATAGATTATTGGAGCATCGATTTCAATTTTGATGGGAAGATCCATAAACCGCAGTGTGTTATGATAAGGGAAAAGGAGAGCTTAGAGAAGTATACAGAAGGAATATCCGCTACGGGAATGATTCAGGCCTGTAGTACGGATGTATTCGGAAATGTTCTTTATAAAACTTTTAAATATGCTATGGAATAA